From a single Streptomyces liliifuscus genomic region:
- the pepN gene encoding aminopeptidase N: MPGENLSRDEARERAALLSVEGYEVSLDLRSAVGDTDAGPRTFRSVTTIRFRSAEPGATTFADLIAPSVTAVSLNGRDLDPGAVFDGSRILLEDLAEDNELVVDAQCAYSRTGEGMHRFVDPEDGEVYLYTQYEPADSRRVFANFEQPDLKAPFRFEVRAPEGWVVWSNGVGELADGVWKFAETKPISTYITAFVAGPYHYVTDSYERVFEDGTRLEIPLGAMCRKGLARHFDSDDVFLVTKQGLDFFHDHFDYPYPFGKYDQAFVPEYNLGAMENPGLVTFREEFIFRGRVTQASYERRANVILHEMAHMWFGDLVTMVWWDDLWLKESFADFMGTFSMVEATRFTNGWITFANNRKSWAYRADQLPSTHPITADIRDLEDAKLNFDGITYAKGASVLKQLVAYVGRDAFLEGARRYFKRNAYGNTRLGDLLSVLEETSGRDMATWSRSWLQTAGVNSLTPQVILNAEGRVTELAILQEAAESHPELRPHRVAVGLYRRSPDGAVERYARAEVDVEGPRTVVGELVGTEAPDLVLVNDDDLTYCKIRFDEGSLAALRDGLGDITDPLARALCWSALWNLTRDALMPARDFIDLVLRFAGRETDIGVLQMLHAWANSALTFYAAPGWREEGGRLLAEGALRELRLTEPGSQHQLTWARFFAAVASGEADLQLLQGLLEGTAKIDGLEVDQELRWAFLEPLAAHGVADEGVIAAELARDDTASGKRHQVRCLAARPSAAVKAQAWAAVVESDSLSNALVEATIAGFAQSSHRELTAAYASKYFEVIERVWGERSIQIGMDVVRGLFPSLQDSRETLSAADAWLAARGAAAPALRRLVLEARDDLARALRGQACDVGAAG; this comes from the coding sequence GTGCCCGGTGAGAATCTGTCCCGCGACGAGGCCCGCGAGCGGGCCGCACTGCTGTCCGTCGAGGGGTACGAGGTGTCCCTGGACCTGCGCTCCGCGGTGGGCGACACGGACGCCGGGCCGCGCACCTTCCGGTCGGTGACGACGATCCGCTTCCGCAGCGCCGAGCCGGGTGCCACGACCTTCGCGGACCTGATCGCCCCGAGCGTCACGGCCGTCTCGCTGAACGGCAGGGACCTCGACCCGGGCGCGGTCTTCGACGGCTCGCGCATCCTCCTGGAGGACCTCGCCGAGGACAACGAGCTGGTCGTCGACGCCCAGTGCGCCTACAGCCGCACCGGCGAGGGCATGCACCGCTTCGTCGACCCGGAGGACGGCGAGGTCTACCTCTACACGCAGTACGAGCCGGCCGACTCCCGCCGTGTCTTCGCGAACTTCGAGCAGCCGGACCTCAAGGCGCCCTTCCGGTTCGAGGTGCGGGCCCCCGAGGGCTGGGTCGTGTGGAGCAACGGCGTCGGTGAACTCGCCGACGGGGTCTGGAAGTTCGCCGAGACCAAGCCCATCTCGACGTACATCACGGCGTTCGTCGCGGGCCCGTACCACTATGTGACGGACTCCTACGAGCGCGTCTTCGAGGACGGTACGCGCCTGGAGATCCCGCTCGGCGCGATGTGCCGCAAGGGCCTGGCCCGGCACTTCGACTCAGACGACGTCTTCCTCGTCACCAAGCAGGGGCTGGACTTCTTCCACGACCACTTCGACTACCCGTACCCGTTCGGGAAGTACGACCAGGCGTTCGTGCCGGAGTACAACCTCGGCGCGATGGAGAACCCGGGGCTCGTCACCTTCCGCGAGGAGTTCATCTTCCGCGGCAGGGTGACACAGGCGTCGTACGAGCGCCGGGCGAACGTGATCCTGCACGAGATGGCCCACATGTGGTTCGGCGACCTGGTGACCATGGTGTGGTGGGACGACCTGTGGCTGAAGGAGTCCTTCGCGGACTTCATGGGCACGTTCTCGATGGTCGAGGCGACCCGCTTCACGAACGGCTGGATCACCTTCGCCAACAACCGCAAGTCCTGGGCGTACCGCGCCGACCAGCTGCCCTCCACGCACCCGATCACGGCCGACATCCGTGACCTGGAGGACGCCAAGCTCAACTTCGACGGGATCACGTACGCCAAGGGCGCTTCCGTCCTCAAGCAGCTGGTCGCCTACGTCGGCCGGGACGCGTTCCTGGAGGGCGCCCGCCGCTACTTCAAGCGGAACGCGTACGGGAACACGCGGCTCGGTGATCTGCTGTCGGTCCTGGAGGAGACCAGCGGGCGCGACATGGCCACCTGGTCGCGGTCCTGGCTGCAGACGGCCGGGGTCAACTCCCTTACCCCACAGGTGATTCTGAACGCGGAGGGGCGCGTCACCGAGCTGGCGATCCTCCAGGAAGCCGCCGAGTCGCATCCCGAACTGCGGCCGCACCGGGTGGCGGTGGGCCTGTACCGGCGGTCGCCCGACGGGGCGGTGGAGCGGTACGCGCGCGCCGAGGTCGACGTCGAGGGTCCGCGTACGGTCGTCGGGGAGCTGGTGGGCACGGAGGCCCCCGACCTGGTGCTCGTGAACGACGACGACCTGACGTACTGCAAGATCCGGTTCGACGAGGGCTCGTTGGCCGCCCTGCGGGACGGTCTGGGCGACATCACCGACCCGCTGGCCCGCGCCCTGTGCTGGTCGGCCCTGTGGAACCTGACCCGCGACGCGCTCATGCCCGCCCGGGACTTCATCGACCTGGTCCTGCGCTTCGCGGGCCGCGAGACCGACATCGGCGTGCTCCAGATGCTGCACGCGTGGGCGAACTCCGCGCTCACCTTCTACGCGGCGCCCGGGTGGCGGGAGGAGGGCGGACGGCTCCTCGCCGAAGGTGCGCTGCGCGAACTGCGGCTGACCGAACCCGGCAGCCAGCACCAGCTGACGTGGGCGCGGTTCTTCGCCGCCGTCGCGTCGGGCGAGGCCGATCTCCAGTTGCTCCAGGGGCTGTTGGAGGGCACGGCGAAGATCGACGGGCTCGAGGTGGACCAGGAGCTGCGCTGGGCGTTCCTGGAGCCGCTCGCCGCGCACGGGGTCGCGGACGAGGGTGTCATCGCGGCCGAGCTGGCGCGGGACGACACGGCGTCGGGCAAGCGGCATCAGGTGCGGTGTCTGGCCGCGCGGCCGTCCGCGGCGGTCAAGGCGCAGGCGTGGGCGGCCGTCGTCGAGTCGGACTCGCTGTCCAACGCGCTGGTCGAGGCGACGATCGCGGGCTTCGCCCAGTCGTCGCACCGGGAGCTGACCGCTGCGTACGCGTCGAAGTACTTCGAGGTGATCGAGCGGGTGTGGGGTGAGCGGTCGATCCAGATCGGGATGGATGTGGTGAGGGGGCTGTTCCCTTCGCTGCAGGATTCTCGGGAGACGTTGTCGGCGGCCGATGCGTGGCTTGCCGCGCGGGGGGCGGCTGCGCCTGCTCTTCGGCGGCTGGTTCTGGAGGCTCGGGATGATCTGGCGCGGGCCCTGCGGGGGCAGGCGTGTGATGTGGGTGCCGCCGGTTGA
- a CDS encoding mycothiol-dependent nitroreductase Rv2466c family protein — protein MSEQTAQTAGKTPVDFWFDPLCPWAWMTSRWVLEVEKVRDIKVRWHLMSLAVLNEDKLDDLPEEYREFLGTKAWGPVRVVIAAQEEHGPEVLGDLYTALGTRFHNQGEGPGKEIVAAALKDVGLPESLLDHWDETPYEPQLRASHKEGIDKVGQEVGTPVIAVPGSDGEQIAFFGPVVTPAPKGDEAGKLWDGTLMVASIPGFYEIKRTRTKGPDFSNL, from the coding sequence ATGTCCGAGCAGACCGCGCAGACCGCCGGCAAGACCCCCGTCGACTTCTGGTTCGACCCGCTCTGCCCCTGGGCGTGGATGACCTCACGGTGGGTCCTGGAGGTGGAGAAGGTCCGGGACATCAAGGTCCGCTGGCACCTGATGAGCCTCGCCGTACTGAACGAGGACAAGCTCGACGACCTGCCCGAGGAGTACCGCGAGTTCCTCGGCACGAAGGCGTGGGGCCCGGTCCGCGTCGTCATCGCGGCCCAGGAGGAGCACGGCCCCGAGGTGCTCGGTGATCTCTACACCGCGCTCGGCACCCGCTTCCACAACCAGGGCGAGGGCCCCGGCAAGGAGATCGTCGCCGCCGCCCTGAAGGACGTCGGCCTGCCCGAGTCCCTCCTGGACCACTGGGACGAGACCCCGTACGAGCCCCAGCTGCGCGCCTCCCACAAGGAGGGCATAGACAAGGTCGGCCAGGAGGTCGGCACCCCCGTCATCGCGGTCCCCGGCTCCGACGGCGAGCAGATCGCCTTCTTCGGCCCGGTCGTCACCCCGGCCCCCAAGGGCGACGAGGCCGGCAAGCTGTGGGACGGCACGCTGATGGTCGCCTCGATACCGGGCTTCTACGAGATCAAGCGCACGCGGACCAAGGGCCCGGACTTCAGCAACCTCTGA
- a CDS encoding CatB-related O-acetyltransferase: MSVPADPTVLHPMPGQPRVVLLRPLVKSPLIEVGEYSYYDDPDDPTAFETRNVLYHYGPEKLVIGKFCALGTGVRFIMNGANHRMDGPSTFPFPTMGGSWAEHFDLLTGLPNRGDTVVGNDVWFGHGTTVMPGVRIGHGAIIGAGAVVTTDVPDYGIVGGNPARLIRTRFSDDEIDRLLAVAWWDWPAEHITGHVRTIMSGNIAELEAAAPDRA, encoded by the coding sequence ATGTCAGTGCCCGCCGATCCCACGGTGCTCCATCCGATGCCCGGGCAGCCACGGGTTGTGCTGCTCAGGCCGTTGGTGAAGTCCCCGTTGATAGAGGTGGGGGAGTACTCCTACTACGACGACCCCGACGACCCGACCGCGTTCGAGACGCGCAACGTCCTCTATCACTACGGGCCGGAGAAGCTGGTCATCGGGAAGTTCTGTGCGCTGGGCACGGGGGTGCGGTTCATCATGAACGGCGCCAACCACCGGATGGACGGTCCCTCGACGTTCCCGTTCCCCACCATGGGCGGTTCCTGGGCCGAGCACTTCGACCTGCTCACCGGTCTGCCGAACAGGGGTGACACGGTCGTCGGCAACGACGTCTGGTTCGGTCACGGCACGACGGTGATGCCCGGGGTACGGATCGGACACGGCGCGATCATCGGCGCCGGTGCCGTGGTCACCACGGACGTGCCCGACTACGGCATCGTCGGTGGCAACCCGGCCCGGCTCATCCGCACCCGCTTCAGCGACGACGAGATCGACCGGCTCCTCGCGGTGGCCTGGTGGGACTGGCCCGCGGAGCACATCACCGGGCACGTACGGACGATCATGTCGGGCAACATCGCGGAGCTGGAGGCCGCCGCCCCGGACCGCGCGTGA
- a CDS encoding response regulator → MTPKTLRIVVVDDHTVMRAGVVALLASEPSIEIVGEAGDGRAALDLVAAHEPDLALVDLRMPVLDGVATTAEIVASHPRTRVLILTTYDTDAEIERGVEAGAIGYLLKDTTREQLVDAIHAAARGETVLAPRVAEKLVARMRRPAQPPLTAREADVLNAVADGLTNAEIGARLVIAEATVKTHLLRLFAKLDVNDRTRAVVVAMERGLLRRASGTGGSG, encoded by the coding sequence ATGACCCCCAAAACGCTGCGGATCGTCGTGGTCGACGATCACACGGTGATGCGGGCCGGTGTCGTGGCCCTGCTGGCCTCCGAGCCGAGCATCGAGATCGTCGGCGAGGCCGGCGACGGCCGGGCGGCGCTCGACCTCGTCGCCGCGCACGAACCCGATCTGGCGCTGGTGGATCTGCGGATGCCGGTGCTGGACGGGGTGGCAACGACGGCCGAGATCGTGGCGTCCCACCCCCGCACCCGGGTCCTGATCCTCACGACGTACGACACCGACGCCGAGATCGAGCGCGGGGTGGAGGCCGGCGCCATCGGCTATCTGCTCAAGGACACCACGCGCGAACAGCTCGTCGACGCGATCCACGCGGCGGCGCGGGGCGAGACGGTCCTCGCCCCGCGGGTGGCCGAGAAGCTGGTCGCCCGTATGCGCCGACCCGCCCAGCCGCCGCTGACGGCTCGCGAGGCCGACGTCCTGAACGCCGTCGCGGACGGTCTCACCAACGCCGAGATCGGCGCCCGTCTTGTCATCGCCGAGGCCACCGTGAAGACCCACCTCCTGCGGCTGTTCGCCAAGCTGGACGTGAACGACCGGACGCGGGCGGTGGTGGTGGCGATGGAGCGGGGACTGCTGCGAAGGGCTTCCGGTACGGGAGGCTCCGGGTGA